A stretch of Terriglobales bacterium DNA encodes these proteins:
- a CDS encoding electron transfer flavoprotein subunit beta/FixA family protein, with product MKILVCMKQVPQKDAPLKLESGAWDRENVSYEVNEPDAYALEEALRQKEKHGGEVVVITAGPARAQQVLREALAKGADRAIHLEDVVFAGLDAGNAARALAAAIKDEGFDLIFTGLQSDDYGYAQTGVILAELLGWPHATIIMHIEKNDAGIRVKRELEAGYFQYVQMPLPAVLTIQSGINKLRYATLIGIKQAKNKPLRKVTLAEVQSAIGPNRQQIEKLYVPQKTKKTEVLDGAPAEVAKKIVEKLRNEARVL from the coding sequence TTGAAGATCCTGGTGTGCATGAAGCAGGTCCCGCAGAAAGACGCTCCCCTGAAGCTCGAGTCGGGCGCGTGGGATCGCGAAAACGTGTCCTATGAAGTGAATGAGCCCGACGCCTACGCGCTCGAAGAGGCGCTGCGCCAGAAGGAGAAGCACGGCGGCGAAGTGGTGGTGATCACCGCCGGCCCGGCGCGCGCGCAGCAGGTGCTGCGCGAGGCGCTGGCCAAGGGCGCCGACCGCGCCATTCATCTGGAGGACGTGGTTTTCGCCGGCCTCGACGCCGGCAACGCGGCGCGCGCCCTCGCGGCCGCGATCAAAGACGAAGGCTTCGACCTGATCTTCACCGGCCTGCAATCGGACGATTACGGCTACGCGCAGACCGGCGTGATCCTGGCCGAGCTGCTGGGCTGGCCGCACGCGACGATCATCATGCACATCGAGAAGAACGACGCCGGCATTCGCGTGAAGCGCGAGCTGGAAGCCGGCTACTTCCAGTACGTGCAGATGCCACTGCCGGCCGTGCTCACCATCCAATCGGGCATCAACAAGCTGCGCTACGCCACGCTGATCGGCATCAAGCAGGCGAAGAACAAGCCATTGCGCAAGGTGACGCTGGCGGAAGTGCAGTCCGCGATCGGACCGAACAGGCAGCAGATCGAAAAGCTCTACGTGCCGCAGAAGACGAAAAAGACCGAAGTGCTCGACGGCGCGCCCGCCGAGGTGGCGAAGAAAATAGTGGAGAAGCTGCGCAACGAAGCGCGCGTGCTGTAA
- a CDS encoding electron transfer flavoprotein subunit alpha/FixB family protein, with protein sequence MADNILVVVEQREGRLNRVSYETIAGAQAIAADTGWTLEAAVAGSGVGAVAGEVAAKKVAKVYDIESPRLAPYTPDGFTHALKQFIGERKPRLVLMPHTYQVRDFAPQLATALGSTLISDATGYKKDGDRLLFVRQMFQGKFAADVSFTGEPPWFATFQAGAFRGDKAEAGANAAPVETVNVEVPENVIRTKPEAVFKEAKQAVDLTQAEIIVAVGRGIKEQKNIAMAEQLAQALGGEIAASRPICDSGWLPMDRQIGSSGQTVAPKLYLALGISGAIQHIVGMKGARTIIAINKDADAPIFEIADYAVVGNLFDIVPPLTEEVKKAKG encoded by the coding sequence ATGGCAGACAACATCCTGGTGGTTGTCGAGCAGCGTGAGGGAAGACTGAACCGCGTCTCCTACGAGACGATTGCCGGCGCGCAGGCCATCGCCGCCGACACCGGCTGGACGCTGGAAGCCGCCGTGGCGGGCAGCGGCGTGGGCGCCGTCGCCGGCGAAGTGGCGGCGAAGAAAGTGGCGAAAGTGTACGACATCGAATCGCCGCGCCTGGCGCCGTACACGCCCGACGGGTTCACGCACGCGCTGAAGCAGTTCATCGGCGAGCGCAAGCCGAGGCTGGTGCTCATGCCGCACACCTACCAGGTGCGCGACTTCGCGCCCCAGCTCGCCACGGCGCTCGGGAGCACGCTGATCAGCGACGCGACCGGCTATAAGAAGGATGGCGACCGCCTGCTCTTCGTCCGCCAGATGTTTCAGGGCAAGTTTGCCGCCGACGTCAGCTTCACCGGCGAGCCGCCATGGTTCGCCACCTTCCAGGCCGGCGCCTTCCGCGGCGACAAGGCCGAAGCGGGCGCGAACGCCGCGCCCGTCGAAACGGTGAACGTGGAAGTTCCTGAAAATGTGATCCGCACCAAGCCGGAAGCAGTCTTCAAAGAAGCCAAGCAGGCGGTGGACCTGACGCAGGCCGAGATCATTGTCGCGGTCGGACGCGGAATCAAAGAGCAGAAGAACATCGCCATGGCCGAGCAACTGGCGCAGGCGCTGGGCGGCGAGATTGCCGCGTCGCGTCCCATCTGCGACTCGGGGTGGCTACCCATGGACCGCCAGATCGGGTCTTCCGGCCAGACGGTCGCGCCCAAGCTCTACCTGGCTTTGGGAATTTCCGGCGCGATTCAGCACATTGTCGGGATGAAGGGCGCGCGCACGATTATCGCCATCAATAAAGATGCCGACGCGCCGATTTTCGAGATCGCCGACTACGCCGTGGTGGGGAACCTGTTCGACATCGTGCCGCCGCTGACGGAAGAAGTGAAGAAAGCGAAAGGATAA
- a CDS encoding electron transfer flavoprotein-ubiquinone oxidoreductase: protein MIVFRKPLAGIERPQMEADVVIVGGGPAGLACALRLAQLIDAHNAAHPGAQLSKENIYVLEKAREIGQHCLSGALLDPRSMRELLPGFEKEAPLDAEVTKEAVYFLTEKSKFKFPIAPPPLRDHGNYVISLSRFTKWLGEKVEQAGITLFTGFAGSELLIEGQRVEGVRTDDKGVDKHGERKANFEPGYDLKAKITILAEGTRGSLSKQLVSAFQLDRDRNPQTYGVGVKELWEVPSGRIAAGEIMYTLGWPLTTKEYGGAWIYGAKDNIVSLGFVIGLAYPDPRVDPQHVLQNFKTHPFVAKLLEGGKMVRYGAKSMPYGGWYAVPPLAGDGWLILGDSAGLVNSQRLKGIHLAIKSGMLAAETAFEAMLAQNFSAGQLATYQKKVESSWIKDELWKVRNFHQGFEHGFWRGMLHAGIQQFTGGRGLRARYPATAGHRRMKKLADVGSAADPENDGWAKGDGKLTFDKLTDLYYSGTKHEEDQPAHLVIHDTNICNTRCATEYGNPCQYFCPANVYEMVKASDAPAAKQIHLNPSNCVHCKTCDIMDPYEIITWVPPEGGGGPNYDGM from the coding sequence ATGATCGTTTTCCGCAAACCTCTGGCCGGAATCGAGCGCCCGCAGATGGAGGCCGACGTGGTCATCGTCGGCGGCGGGCCGGCGGGGCTGGCGTGCGCGTTGCGGCTGGCGCAGCTCATTGACGCGCACAACGCCGCGCATCCCGGCGCGCAGCTCAGCAAAGAGAACATTTACGTGCTGGAGAAGGCGCGCGAGATTGGACAGCACTGCCTGTCGGGCGCGCTGCTCGATCCGCGGTCGATGCGCGAACTGCTGCCGGGCTTCGAGAAAGAAGCGCCGCTCGACGCCGAGGTCACGAAGGAAGCTGTTTACTTCCTGACGGAGAAATCGAAGTTCAAGTTTCCCATCGCGCCGCCGCCGCTGCGCGACCACGGCAACTACGTGATCTCGCTGAGCCGGTTCACCAAGTGGCTGGGCGAAAAGGTCGAGCAGGCGGGGATCACGCTGTTCACCGGCTTTGCGGGAAGCGAGCTGCTCATCGAAGGCCAGCGCGTGGAGGGCGTGCGCACCGACGACAAGGGCGTGGACAAGCACGGCGAGAGGAAAGCCAACTTCGAGCCCGGCTACGACCTGAAGGCGAAGATCACGATCCTGGCGGAAGGCACGCGGGGGTCGTTAAGCAAGCAACTCGTTAGCGCATTCCAGCTCGACCGCGATCGCAATCCGCAGACCTACGGCGTCGGCGTAAAAGAGTTGTGGGAGGTCCCGTCGGGGCGCATCGCCGCCGGGGAAATCATGTACACCTTGGGCTGGCCGCTGACCACGAAGGAATACGGCGGCGCGTGGATTTATGGCGCGAAAGACAACATCGTGTCGCTCGGCTTTGTCATCGGCCTCGCTTATCCCGACCCGCGGGTTGATCCGCAGCACGTTTTGCAGAATTTCAAGACGCATCCGTTCGTGGCGAAGCTGCTCGAGGGCGGCAAGATGGTGCGCTACGGGGCCAAGTCCATGCCCTACGGCGGCTGGTACGCGGTGCCGCCGCTGGCCGGCGACGGATGGCTGATCCTGGGCGACTCGGCCGGACTGGTGAATTCGCAGCGGCTGAAGGGCATTCACCTGGCCATCAAGAGCGGCATGCTCGCGGCTGAAACGGCGTTTGAGGCGATGCTGGCGCAGAATTTTTCCGCCGGGCAGCTCGCGACGTATCAGAAGAAGGTTGAATCGAGCTGGATCAAGGATGAGCTGTGGAAGGTGCGCAACTTCCACCAGGGATTCGAGCACGGCTTCTGGCGCGGCATGCTTCACGCCGGCATCCAGCAGTTCACCGGCGGACGCGGCCTGCGCGCGCGCTATCCCGCCACCGCCGGGCACAGGCGAATGAAGAAGCTGGCTGATGTTGGTTCGGCGGCCGATCCTGAGAACGACGGCTGGGCCAAGGGCGACGGCAAGCTGACCTTCGACAAGCTCACCGACCTTTACTACTCCGGCACCAAGCACGAAGAAGACCAGCCCGCGCACCTGGTGATCCACGACACCAACATCTGCAACACGCGCTGCGCCACCGAGTACGGCAATCCCTGCCAGTACTTCTGTCCTGCCAACGTCTACGAGATGGTCAAAGCATCGGACGCGCCCGCGGCGAAGCAGATCCACTTGAATCCCTCGAACTGCGTGCACTGCAAGACGTGCGACATCATGGACCCGTACGAGATCATCACCTGGGTGCCGCCGGAGGGCGGCGGCGGGCCGAATTACGACGGCATGTGA